In Paraburkholderia flagellata, a genomic segment contains:
- a CDS encoding UbiD family decarboxylase has protein sequence MNQRIEPAQLQTEPIDDLRSALKRLAQSPGQLLETDHEVDPHAQLAGVYRHIGAGGTVERPTRLGPAMIFNNVKGYPHSRVLVGLMASRKRVGLLLDAEPRRLTQRMAQAVHNAIDPVSVPREAAPCQETVYLASDPGFDLRKLIPAPTNTESDAGPFLCLGLVLGSDPDTGHADVTIHRLCVQGRDELSIFFAPGRHIDAFRQKAEARGEALPVSVNMGLDPAIHIGACFEAPTTPFGFDELSIAGGLRGKPIELVDCVSVKQKSIARAEIVIEGEILPNVRVAEDQHTHTGHAMPEFPGYNGPANPALPVIKVRAITMRHGAIMQTLVGPGEEHTNLAGIPTEASIYSAVEAAMPGFVSQVHAHTAGGGKLLAVLQVNKRSAFDDGRARQAAIIALGVYSELKHVILVDADVDPFDTDDVMWAMTTRYQGDVSTVFVPKVNGHVLDPSQTPEFNPALPARGVTCKTIFDCTAPYHLRDEFVRAKFKEVDPRPFAPALFGDDHE, from the coding sequence TCGGCGCGGGCGGCACGGTCGAGCGGCCCACTCGCCTCGGCCCCGCGATGATCTTCAATAACGTGAAGGGCTACCCGCACAGCCGCGTGCTGGTCGGCCTCATGGCGAGCCGCAAGCGCGTTGGCCTGCTGCTCGACGCCGAGCCGCGCCGCCTCACCCAGCGCATGGCGCAGGCCGTGCACAACGCCATCGACCCCGTGAGCGTGCCGCGCGAAGCCGCGCCGTGCCAGGAAACCGTGTATCTCGCGAGCGACCCCGGCTTCGACCTGCGCAAGCTCATTCCCGCGCCGACCAACACCGAGAGCGACGCCGGCCCGTTCCTGTGCCTCGGCCTCGTGCTGGGCAGCGACCCGGACACCGGCCACGCCGACGTCACCATCCACCGCCTGTGCGTGCAGGGCCGCGACGAACTCTCCATTTTCTTCGCGCCGGGCCGCCATATCGACGCCTTCCGCCAGAAAGCCGAAGCGCGCGGCGAGGCGCTGCCTGTGTCGGTGAACATGGGGCTCGACCCGGCCATCCATATCGGCGCGTGCTTCGAGGCGCCCACCACGCCGTTCGGCTTCGACGAGCTTTCCATTGCGGGCGGCCTGCGCGGCAAGCCGATCGAACTCGTGGACTGCGTGAGCGTGAAGCAGAAGTCGATTGCGCGCGCGGAGATCGTGATCGAAGGCGAGATCCTGCCGAACGTGCGCGTGGCCGAAGACCAGCACACGCACACCGGCCACGCCATGCCTGAATTTCCGGGCTACAACGGCCCGGCCAATCCCGCGCTGCCCGTCATCAAGGTCAGGGCCATCACGATGCGGCATGGCGCGATCATGCAAACGCTCGTGGGCCCAGGCGAGGAGCACACGAATCTCGCGGGCATTCCCACCGAGGCGAGCATCTACAGCGCCGTGGAAGCGGCCATGCCCGGCTTCGTGAGTCAGGTGCATGCGCACACGGCCGGCGGCGGCAAGCTGCTCGCCGTGCTGCAGGTCAACAAGCGCTCGGCCTTCGACGACGGCCGAGCGCGGCAGGCCGCGATCATCGCGCTCGGCGTGTACTCGGAACTCAAGCACGTGATCCTCGTGGACGCCGACGTCGATCCCTTCGACACCGACGACGTCATGTGGGCCATGACCACGCGCTATCAGGGCGACGTCTCGACGGTCTTCGTGCCCAAGGTGAACGGCCACGTGCTCGACCCCTCGCAAACGCCCGAATTCAATCCCGCGCTGCCCGCGCGCGGCGTGACCTGCAAGACGATCTTCGACTGCACGGCGCCGTACCATCTGCGCGACGAATTCGTGCGGGCGAAGTTCAAGGAGGTGGACCCGCGCCCGTTTGCCCCCGCGCTTTTCGGGGACGATCATGAGTAA